In Gallus gallus isolate bGalGal1 chromosome 6, bGalGal1.mat.broiler.GRCg7b, whole genome shotgun sequence, a single genomic region encodes these proteins:
- the LCOR gene encoding ligand-dependent corepressor isoform X2, giving the protein MASPCGRQQCSIERRGVRHQLDSWRHKLIHCEHLVSLDEPASEAGQEALLRQEQAKIIRFERQAEEFLNAVFYRKDSPRVSDPNIPLVAREIMQRMIRQFAAEYTSKNSSTQDSSQPNSTKNQSLLKASLVASSPTAATAQNPVLSKLLMADQDSPLDLTVRKSQSEPSEQDGVLDLSTKKSPCAGSTSLSHSPGCSSTPGNGEDAAEAVAIDSNNQPKSPLEKFMVRLCTHHQKQFIRVLNDIYTEVQPDCEGQQSSESESMEASTCGSGCSQQSTENQDKGATCTDPRPLSSLEPGQPGTDSTEQPAELKPMDRAESSSPALRRDFPDPPSTRLRSASPKDSSTQGYLSTLNSSSLNFHHATKSLEGQAAGHEQDASVRRCEDSKEQGAGKALVEGYISVKVANVNGSEDGLDSCLGSQKSSFRALPEEPWDPGFSVSSPHRADKENTLQCGSKASLHQDLDAKEQDMRPKPDNHLHAVAKGKVGCHLHPADKGPLDKSKEGWLPAGTAPTSHRAPTGHPRAKAASLRPSRKSKKASGLRINDYDNQCDVVYISQPITECHFESQRAVSSRRTARKSTRGYFFNGECCELPTVRTLVKGSRAEERGGSTAQRMHALVSTKPTLVLSGGSSTGAGRDGEKRVSLRLLAKGAPASREMKGRGELGSVQRELRDMRVLRSRESSVAVPLFSLSAPPSPQTEDSTAGSPPPPGSPCSQGAGGSAAPEVGAAPSGDGSSKDSDAVPAAGCATLPTTEAAVGEEDSPDVGVQTTPDLPASPEPGSPMQLCPALDAAPAADTRDHEVLPGASSTEPCGVHPSEPSPRSPELQSPEQPPATEGRNCPPESLATLQSVEVNKSTDTIPDAELSVVPGDTSLEQEEAAPASIALPVDLEGEAEQNNSLAGEKEPAEEEILPEPDGLETAEKDSISSKDSLDKKRKKGRRTLMASDRRLRSQQSQPPSEGSTEDTGSSSPVHLPGLQIKASKSPGAKRFKREGNLDGTTPAHFPDDCFHSTLLQHNEGLSTGQAPESSAEETGVTTRQTYKSILAKETASEGENSHKDDPAATGGQSQPGEMLDVCVQADAEKKSILLPTESSVPAGNVQAEVRLGDACAKEESSDSAIDTGKLEHYEEVSSQSPCPTSRVGGSKHLPAKAAKHKKVTLQFYNLRHAPTPADTAKKSLPGKESMQAVPKARDECSSGSDDPLALEDMDAEDSKPRFMEWCAEEENQELIAEFNAQYMKVQKGWIQLEKEVQPAPKVKNKADKLKEIWKSKKRTRKSRGALEVQKLSPVQMLFMKAYKLSDICQWFLETTETRSLVIVKKLNTRLPGEIPPIKVPMQKYSSSGLYPSSLQAERLKKHLKKFAATTPARNNLKNQKLWAKIRENADKAEAEEGNAAGQPPPPEAGPEELSQERGAQPTPSLPTQASTRILRKYSQLRGKLRAQHRATRTDRRGDVPGEQPGTEGKPSRKSLCINPLMSPKLALQIKVDAFPAKSPTADGAGKGRKGKSKGLEEPSPRAEQLSRKKRTLKESEATQERAGSSGKDKVLAKKAGKIKHSEVGTKAPATRKQVERSSKLAKKMSSKEKRPPKRQLEKVRLPVRKGKENTSRRAAPPPGHEELSPSPRHRPLGESSTRAQKMANKKAGGGKALPRAVRKGQEGSSSQGKRKLRAKGDCSHSKRSRLDAK; this is encoded by the exons ACAGTCCTAGGGTCTCTGACCCCAATATTCCCCTAGTGGCCCGTGAGATCATGCAGCGAATGATCCGACAGTTTGCTGCTGAATATACCTCAAAAAATAGCTCTACTCAGGACTCCAGCCAGCCCAATAGCACAAAGAACCAAAGCCTGCTGAAAGCATCTCTGGTCGCCTCCTCTCCCACGGCTGCAACTGCTCAGAACCCTGTGCTCAGCAAACTTCTCATGGCTGACCAAGACTCACCTCTGGACCTTACTGTCAGAAAGTCTCAGTCAGAACCTAGTGAACAAG ACGGTGTGCTTGATTTGTCCACTAAGAAGAGTCCTTGTGCCGGCAGCACCTCTCTGAGTCATTCTCCAGGATGCTCCAGTACTCCAGGAAATGG TGAGGATGCAGCAGAGGCAGTAGCAATAGACTCTAACAATCAGCCCAAGTCTCCACTGGAAAAGTTTATGGTCAGACTGTGTACGCACCACCAGAAGCAGTTCATCCGTGTGCTAAACGACATATACACTGAAGTACAACCGGACTGTGAAGGCCAGCAGTCGTCTGAATCCGAAAGCATGGAGGCCTCCACTTGTGGCTCTGGTTGTAGccagcaaagcactgaaaaccAGGATAAGGGTGCTACGTGTACTGACCCAAGGCCCCTTTCTTCCTTGGAGCCAGGACAGCCGGGTactgacagcacagagcagcctgcagagctgaagcCCATGGACAGGGCAGAgagctccagccctgcactgagGAGAGACTTCCCCGACCCCCCCAGCACGCGGCTGCGCTCTGCCAGCCCAAAGGACAGCTCCACCCAAGGATACCTCAGCACGTTGAACTCTTCCTCGTTGAATTTCCACCATGCCACAAAGAGCCTGGAGGGGCAAGCTGCTGGCCACGAACAAGATGCCAGCGTCAGAAGGTGTGAGGACAGCAAAGAGCAGGGAGCAGGTAAGGCGCTAGTGGAAGGCTACATCTCTGTCAAAGTGGCCAATGTGAACGGCAGTGAGGATGGCCTGGACAGCTGTCTGGGCTCCCAGAAGAGCTCCTTCAGGGCTCTGCCGGAGGAGCCCTGGGACCCTGGCTTTTCTGTCAGCTCTCCTCACCGTGCGGACAAAGAGAACACGTTACAATGTGGCTCGAAAGCATCTTTGCACCAGGACCTCGATGCGAAAGAACAAGACATGAGACCAAAGCCAGACAACCACCTGCACGCAGTGGCCAAGGGCAAGGTGGGCTGCCACCTGCACCCGGCCGATAAGGGCCCACTTGACAAATCCAAAGAGGGCTGGCTGCCTGCCGGCACCGCACCAACCTCCCACCGTGCCCCCACTGGGCACCCCCGTGCCAAGGCAGCCTCCCTTCGGCCCTCCCGCAAGAGCAAAAAGGCCTCAGGGCTGCGGATTAATGACTACGACAACCAGTGTGACGTGGTCTACATCAGCCAGCCCATCACTGAGTGCCACTTTGAGAGCCAGCGCGCCGTGTCATCCCGCAGGACGGCGCGGAAGAGTACGCGGGGGTATTTCTTCAATGGGGAGTGCTGTGAGCTGCCCACTGTCCGCACGCTGGTGAAAGGCTCGCGGGCAGAGGAGCGGGGCGGCAGCACGGCGCAGAGGATGCATGCACTCGTAAGCACGAAGCCGACTCTGGTGCTCTCGGGGGGCAGCTCCACAGGGGCAGGACGGGATGGGGAGAAAAGGGTTTCGCTCCGGCTGCTGGCCAAAGGCGCGCCAGCCAGCAGAGAGATGAAGGGCAGGGGtgagctgggctctgtgcagcgGGAGCTGCGGGACATGCGGGTGCTGCGGTCACGGGAGTCCTCTGTTGCTGTGCCCTTGTTCTCACTCTCAGCACCGCCCAGCCCTCAGACAGAGGACAGCACGGCTGGCTCGCCGccccccccaggctcccccTGTAGCCAAGGGGCTGGGGGCTCAGCTGCCCCGGAGGTTGGTGCAGCTCCCTCTGGGGATGGCAGCTCCAAGGACAGTGATGCCgtgccagctgcaggctgtgccacCCTTCCCACCACTGAAGCAGCCGTCGGTGAGGAAGATTCCCCAGATGTGGGTGTGCAGACTACTCCAGACCTCCCCGCCAGCCCAGAGCCGGGGTCCCccatgcagctctgccctgctttgGATGCGGCACCTGCGGCTGACACCAGGGACCATGAAGTGCTCCcaggtgccagcagcacagagccctgtggTGTGCATCCCTCAGAGCCCTCTCCACGCTCTCCAGAGCTGCAGTCTCCCGAGCAGCCCCCTGCCACTGAGGGCAGGAATTGTCCACCAGAGTCCCTTGCCACCTTGCAGAGTGTGGAGGTGAACAAAAGCACTGATACTATACCAGATGCCGAACTATCAGTTGTGCCAGGTGACACCTCCCTTGAGCAAGAGGAGGCTGCACCAGCCAGCATAGCTCTCCCTGTGGACTTGGAAGGGGAGGCAGAGCAGAACAACAGCCTGGCAGGTGAAAAGGAGCCTGCTGAAGAGGAAATACTGCCTGAACCCGACGGCTtggaaacagcagagaaagacTCCATCTCTTCCAAAGACAGCCTAGACAAGAAGcgaaagaaaggaagaagaacgCTCATGGCATCCGACCGGCGTCTCCGAAGCCAGCAGTCTCAACCACCCTCTGAGGGCAGCACTGAGGACACTGGTTCTTCCAGCCCTGTGCACCTTCCTGGCCTTCAGATCAAAGCCTCCAAGAGTCCTGGTGCTAAGAGGTTCAAGAGAGAAGGGAACCTGGATGGGACAACACCCGCACACTTCCCAGATGACTGCTTCCATAGCACGCTGCTCCAGCACAACGAGGGACTGAGCACCGGGCAGGCTccagaaagcagtgctgaggaGACCGGTGTCACCACCAGGCAGACCTATAAAAGCATCTTAGCAAAAGAAACTGCATCCGAGGGAGAAAATTCCCATAAAGACGACCCCGCTGCTACAGGTGGCCAAAGTCAACCAGGTGAGATGCTGGACGTCTGTGTGCAGGCTGATGCTGAGAAGAAGAGCATCCTCCTCCCAACAGAAAGCAGTGTGCCTGCAGGCAATGTGCAAGCAGAGGTGAGGCTGGGTGATGCTTGTGCAAAGGAGGAGAGCTCTGACAGTGCCATAGACACGGGGAAGCTGGAGCACTATGAGGAGGTGAGCAGCCAATCTCCATGTCCCACCAGCAGAGTTGGGGGAAGCAAGCATCTCCCAGCGAAGGCTGCCAAGCACAAAAAGGTCACCCTGCAGTTTTATAACTTAAGACACGCACCCACACCTGCCGACACTGCAAAAAAGAGCTTGCCAGGGAAGGAGTCTATGCAGGCTGTCCCTAAAGCCAGGGACGAGTGCAGTTCAGGGAGTGATGACCCCCTGGCGCTGGAGGATATGGATGCAGAAGACAGCAAGCCGAGGTTCATGGAGTGGTGCGCCGAGGAGGAGAACCAGGAGCTGATCGCTGAGTTCAATGCCCAGTACATGAAGGTGCAGAAGGGCTGGATCCAGCTGGAGAAGGAGGTGCAGCCAGCCCCCAAGGTGAAGAACAAAGCCGACAAGCTGAAGGAGATctggaaaagcaagaaaaggacGCGGAAAAGCAGAGGGGCACTGGAGGTTCAGAAGCTGTCTCCTGTCCAGATGCTGTTCATGAAGGCCTACAAGCTGTCTGACATCTGCCAGTGGTTCCTGGAGACCACCGAGACCCGCTCGCTGGTGATCGTGAAGAAACTCAACACGCGTCTCCCGGGGGAGATCCCCCCCATCAAGGTCCCCATGCAGAAGTACTCCTCCTCTGGCCTCTACCCCAGCTCGCTGCAGGCTGAGCGCTTGAAAAAACACCTGAAGAAATTCGCCGCCACCACGCCGGCCCGCAACAACCTGAAGAACCAAAAGCTGTGGGCCAAGATCCGTGAGAATGCTGACAAAGCTGAGGCTGAAGAGGGCAATGCGGCCGGCCAGCCTCCTCCACCTGAAGCCGGCCCTGAGGAACTGAGCCAGGAGCGGGGTGCACAGCCCACCCCCAGCCTGCCCACCCAGGCCAGCACCCGCATCCTGCGCAAGTACTCCCAGCTGAGGGGCAAGCTGCGGGCCCAGCACCGTGCCACCCGCACCGACCGGCGCGGTGACGTGCCTGGCGAGCAGCCGGGCACCGAGGGCAAGCCTAGCCGCAAGAGCCTGTGCATCAACCCGCTCATGTCCCCCAAGCTGGCCCTGCAGATCAAGGTGGACGCCTTCCCTGCTAAATCACCCACAGCAGACGGAGcggggaaagggaggaaagggaagagtaAAGGCCTGGAGGAGCCCTCACccagggctgagcagctcagcaggaagaagAGGACTCTGAAGGAGAGTGAGGCCACGCAGGAGCGGGCCGGCTCCTCGGGGAAGGACAAGGTGCTGGCCAAGAAggctggaaaaataaagcactcaGAGGTGGGCACCAAGGCCCCCGCCACCCGCAAGCAGGTGGAGAGGAGCAGCAAGCTGGCCAAGAAGATGTCTTCGAAAGAGAAGAGACCCCCGAAAAGGCAACTGGAGAAGGTGCGGCTGCCAGTGCGAAAGGGGAAGGAGAACACCAGCCGCCGTGCTGCACCGCCGCCCGGCCACGAGGAGCTGAGCCCATCCCCGCGGCACAGACCGCTGGGTGAGTCCTCGACGCGTGCACAGAAGATGGCCAACAAGAAGGCGGGTGGGGGGAAGgccctccccagggctgtgaggaaggggcaggaaggcagcagttCGCAGGGCAAGAGGAAGCTGCGGGCGAAGGGGGACTGCTCGCACAGCAAGCGCTCGCGGCTGGACGCCAAGTAG
- the LCOR gene encoding ligand-dependent corepressor isoform X4, whose protein sequence is MASPCGRQQCSIERRGVRHQLDSWRHKLIHCVGFESILEGLFGPGLLKDLSLFKDCEPEGVSDWSFDENCLFCCLRREKVKEHLVSLDEPASEAGQEALLRQEQAKIIRFERQAEEFLNAVFYRKDGVLDLSTKKSPCAGSTSLSHSPGCSSTPGNGEDAAEAVAIDSNNQPKSPLEKFMVRLCTHHQKQFIRVLNDIYTEVQPDCEGQQSSESESMEASTCGSGCSQQSTENQDKGATCTDPRPLSSLEPGQPGTDSTEQPAELKPMDRAESSSPALRRDFPDPPSTRLRSASPKDSSTQGYLSTLNSSSLNFHHATKSLEGQAAGHEQDASVRRCEDSKEQGAGKALVEGYISVKVANVNGSEDGLDSCLGSQKSSFRALPEEPWDPGFSVSSPHRADKENTLQCGSKASLHQDLDAKEQDMRPKPDNHLHAVAKGKVGCHLHPADKGPLDKSKEGWLPAGTAPTSHRAPTGHPRAKAASLRPSRKSKKASGLRINDYDNQCDVVYISQPITECHFESQRAVSSRRTARKSTRGYFFNGECCELPTVRTLVKGSRAEERGGSTAQRMHALVSTKPTLVLSGGSSTGAGRDGEKRVSLRLLAKGAPASREMKGRGELGSVQRELRDMRVLRSRESSVAVPLFSLSAPPSPQTEDSTAGSPPPPGSPCSQGAGGSAAPEVGAAPSGDGSSKDSDAVPAAGCATLPTTEAAVGEEDSPDVGVQTTPDLPASPEPGSPMQLCPALDAAPAADTRDHEVLPGASSTEPCGVHPSEPSPRSPELQSPEQPPATEGRNCPPESLATLQSVEVNKSTDTIPDAELSVVPGDTSLEQEEAAPASIALPVDLEGEAEQNNSLAGEKEPAEEEILPEPDGLETAEKDSISSKDSLDKKRKKGRRTLMASDRRLRSQQSQPPSEGSTEDTGSSSPVHLPGLQIKASKSPGAKRFKREGNLDGTTPAHFPDDCFHSTLLQHNEGLSTGQAPESSAEETGVTTRQTYKSILAKETASEGENSHKDDPAATGGQSQPGEMLDVCVQADAEKKSILLPTESSVPAGNVQAEVRLGDACAKEESSDSAIDTGKLEHYEEVSSQSPCPTSRVGGSKHLPAKAAKHKKVTLQFYNLRHAPTPADTAKKSLPGKESMQAVPKARDECSSGSDDPLALEDMDAEDSKPRFMEWCAEEENQELIAEFNAQYMKVQKGWIQLEKEVQPAPKVKNKADKLKEIWKSKKRTRKSRGALEVQKLSPVQMLFMKAYKLSDICQWFLETTETRSLVIVKKLNTRLPGEIPPIKVPMQKYSSSGLYPSSLQAERLKKHLKKFAATTPARNNLKNQKLWAKIRENADKAEAEEGNAAGQPPPPEAGPEELSQERGAQPTPSLPTQASTRILRKYSQLRGKLRAQHRATRTDRRGDVPGEQPGTEGKPSRKSLCINPLMSPKLALQIKVDAFPAKSPTADGAGKGRKGKSKGLEEPSPRAEQLSRKKRTLKESEATQERAGSSGKDKVLAKKAGKIKHSEVGTKAPATRKQVERSSKLAKKMSSKEKRPPKRQLEKVRLPVRKGKENTSRRAAPPPGHEELSPSPRHRPLGESSTRAQKMANKKAGGGKALPRAVRKGQEGSSSQGKRKLRAKGDCSHSKRSRLDAK, encoded by the exons ACGGTGTGCTTGATTTGTCCACTAAGAAGAGTCCTTGTGCCGGCAGCACCTCTCTGAGTCATTCTCCAGGATGCTCCAGTACTCCAGGAAATGG TGAGGATGCAGCAGAGGCAGTAGCAATAGACTCTAACAATCAGCCCAAGTCTCCACTGGAAAAGTTTATGGTCAGACTGTGTACGCACCACCAGAAGCAGTTCATCCGTGTGCTAAACGACATATACACTGAAGTACAACCGGACTGTGAAGGCCAGCAGTCGTCTGAATCCGAAAGCATGGAGGCCTCCACTTGTGGCTCTGGTTGTAGccagcaaagcactgaaaaccAGGATAAGGGTGCTACGTGTACTGACCCAAGGCCCCTTTCTTCCTTGGAGCCAGGACAGCCGGGTactgacagcacagagcagcctgcagagctgaagcCCATGGACAGGGCAGAgagctccagccctgcactgagGAGAGACTTCCCCGACCCCCCCAGCACGCGGCTGCGCTCTGCCAGCCCAAAGGACAGCTCCACCCAAGGATACCTCAGCACGTTGAACTCTTCCTCGTTGAATTTCCACCATGCCACAAAGAGCCTGGAGGGGCAAGCTGCTGGCCACGAACAAGATGCCAGCGTCAGAAGGTGTGAGGACAGCAAAGAGCAGGGAGCAGGTAAGGCGCTAGTGGAAGGCTACATCTCTGTCAAAGTGGCCAATGTGAACGGCAGTGAGGATGGCCTGGACAGCTGTCTGGGCTCCCAGAAGAGCTCCTTCAGGGCTCTGCCGGAGGAGCCCTGGGACCCTGGCTTTTCTGTCAGCTCTCCTCACCGTGCGGACAAAGAGAACACGTTACAATGTGGCTCGAAAGCATCTTTGCACCAGGACCTCGATGCGAAAGAACAAGACATGAGACCAAAGCCAGACAACCACCTGCACGCAGTGGCCAAGGGCAAGGTGGGCTGCCACCTGCACCCGGCCGATAAGGGCCCACTTGACAAATCCAAAGAGGGCTGGCTGCCTGCCGGCACCGCACCAACCTCCCACCGTGCCCCCACTGGGCACCCCCGTGCCAAGGCAGCCTCCCTTCGGCCCTCCCGCAAGAGCAAAAAGGCCTCAGGGCTGCGGATTAATGACTACGACAACCAGTGTGACGTGGTCTACATCAGCCAGCCCATCACTGAGTGCCACTTTGAGAGCCAGCGCGCCGTGTCATCCCGCAGGACGGCGCGGAAGAGTACGCGGGGGTATTTCTTCAATGGGGAGTGCTGTGAGCTGCCCACTGTCCGCACGCTGGTGAAAGGCTCGCGGGCAGAGGAGCGGGGCGGCAGCACGGCGCAGAGGATGCATGCACTCGTAAGCACGAAGCCGACTCTGGTGCTCTCGGGGGGCAGCTCCACAGGGGCAGGACGGGATGGGGAGAAAAGGGTTTCGCTCCGGCTGCTGGCCAAAGGCGCGCCAGCCAGCAGAGAGATGAAGGGCAGGGGtgagctgggctctgtgcagcgGGAGCTGCGGGACATGCGGGTGCTGCGGTCACGGGAGTCCTCTGTTGCTGTGCCCTTGTTCTCACTCTCAGCACCGCCCAGCCCTCAGACAGAGGACAGCACGGCTGGCTCGCCGccccccccaggctcccccTGTAGCCAAGGGGCTGGGGGCTCAGCTGCCCCGGAGGTTGGTGCAGCTCCCTCTGGGGATGGCAGCTCCAAGGACAGTGATGCCgtgccagctgcaggctgtgccacCCTTCCCACCACTGAAGCAGCCGTCGGTGAGGAAGATTCCCCAGATGTGGGTGTGCAGACTACTCCAGACCTCCCCGCCAGCCCAGAGCCGGGGTCCCccatgcagctctgccctgctttgGATGCGGCACCTGCGGCTGACACCAGGGACCATGAAGTGCTCCcaggtgccagcagcacagagccctgtggTGTGCATCCCTCAGAGCCCTCTCCACGCTCTCCAGAGCTGCAGTCTCCCGAGCAGCCCCCTGCCACTGAGGGCAGGAATTGTCCACCAGAGTCCCTTGCCACCTTGCAGAGTGTGGAGGTGAACAAAAGCACTGATACTATACCAGATGCCGAACTATCAGTTGTGCCAGGTGACACCTCCCTTGAGCAAGAGGAGGCTGCACCAGCCAGCATAGCTCTCCCTGTGGACTTGGAAGGGGAGGCAGAGCAGAACAACAGCCTGGCAGGTGAAAAGGAGCCTGCTGAAGAGGAAATACTGCCTGAACCCGACGGCTtggaaacagcagagaaagacTCCATCTCTTCCAAAGACAGCCTAGACAAGAAGcgaaagaaaggaagaagaacgCTCATGGCATCCGACCGGCGTCTCCGAAGCCAGCAGTCTCAACCACCCTCTGAGGGCAGCACTGAGGACACTGGTTCTTCCAGCCCTGTGCACCTTCCTGGCCTTCAGATCAAAGCCTCCAAGAGTCCTGGTGCTAAGAGGTTCAAGAGAGAAGGGAACCTGGATGGGACAACACCCGCACACTTCCCAGATGACTGCTTCCATAGCACGCTGCTCCAGCACAACGAGGGACTGAGCACCGGGCAGGCTccagaaagcagtgctgaggaGACCGGTGTCACCACCAGGCAGACCTATAAAAGCATCTTAGCAAAAGAAACTGCATCCGAGGGAGAAAATTCCCATAAAGACGACCCCGCTGCTACAGGTGGCCAAAGTCAACCAGGTGAGATGCTGGACGTCTGTGTGCAGGCTGATGCTGAGAAGAAGAGCATCCTCCTCCCAACAGAAAGCAGTGTGCCTGCAGGCAATGTGCAAGCAGAGGTGAGGCTGGGTGATGCTTGTGCAAAGGAGGAGAGCTCTGACAGTGCCATAGACACGGGGAAGCTGGAGCACTATGAGGAGGTGAGCAGCCAATCTCCATGTCCCACCAGCAGAGTTGGGGGAAGCAAGCATCTCCCAGCGAAGGCTGCCAAGCACAAAAAGGTCACCCTGCAGTTTTATAACTTAAGACACGCACCCACACCTGCCGACACTGCAAAAAAGAGCTTGCCAGGGAAGGAGTCTATGCAGGCTGTCCCTAAAGCCAGGGACGAGTGCAGTTCAGGGAGTGATGACCCCCTGGCGCTGGAGGATATGGATGCAGAAGACAGCAAGCCGAGGTTCATGGAGTGGTGCGCCGAGGAGGAGAACCAGGAGCTGATCGCTGAGTTCAATGCCCAGTACATGAAGGTGCAGAAGGGCTGGATCCAGCTGGAGAAGGAGGTGCAGCCAGCCCCCAAGGTGAAGAACAAAGCCGACAAGCTGAAGGAGATctggaaaagcaagaaaaggacGCGGAAAAGCAGAGGGGCACTGGAGGTTCAGAAGCTGTCTCCTGTCCAGATGCTGTTCATGAAGGCCTACAAGCTGTCTGACATCTGCCAGTGGTTCCTGGAGACCACCGAGACCCGCTCGCTGGTGATCGTGAAGAAACTCAACACGCGTCTCCCGGGGGAGATCCCCCCCATCAAGGTCCCCATGCAGAAGTACTCCTCCTCTGGCCTCTACCCCAGCTCGCTGCAGGCTGAGCGCTTGAAAAAACACCTGAAGAAATTCGCCGCCACCACGCCGGCCCGCAACAACCTGAAGAACCAAAAGCTGTGGGCCAAGATCCGTGAGAATGCTGACAAAGCTGAGGCTGAAGAGGGCAATGCGGCCGGCCAGCCTCCTCCACCTGAAGCCGGCCCTGAGGAACTGAGCCAGGAGCGGGGTGCACAGCCCACCCCCAGCCTGCCCACCCAGGCCAGCACCCGCATCCTGCGCAAGTACTCCCAGCTGAGGGGCAAGCTGCGGGCCCAGCACCGTGCCACCCGCACCGACCGGCGCGGTGACGTGCCTGGCGAGCAGCCGGGCACCGAGGGCAAGCCTAGCCGCAAGAGCCTGTGCATCAACCCGCTCATGTCCCCCAAGCTGGCCCTGCAGATCAAGGTGGACGCCTTCCCTGCTAAATCACCCACAGCAGACGGAGcggggaaagggaggaaagggaagagtaAAGGCCTGGAGGAGCCCTCACccagggctgagcagctcagcaggaagaagAGGACTCTGAAGGAGAGTGAGGCCACGCAGGAGCGGGCCGGCTCCTCGGGGAAGGACAAGGTGCTGGCCAAGAAggctggaaaaataaagcactcaGAGGTGGGCACCAAGGCCCCCGCCACCCGCAAGCAGGTGGAGAGGAGCAGCAAGCTGGCCAAGAAGATGTCTTCGAAAGAGAAGAGACCCCCGAAAAGGCAACTGGAGAAGGTGCGGCTGCCAGTGCGAAAGGGGAAGGAGAACACCAGCCGCCGTGCTGCACCGCCGCCCGGCCACGAGGAGCTGAGCCCATCCCCGCGGCACAGACCGCTGGGTGAGTCCTCGACGCGTGCACAGAAGATGGCCAACAAGAAGGCGGGTGGGGGGAAGgccctccccagggctgtgaggaaggggcaggaaggcagcagttCGCAGGGCAAGAGGAAGCTGCGGGCGAAGGGGGACTGCTCGCACAGCAAGCGCTCGCGGCTGGACGCCAAGTAG